GTTAAGACAAAAAAGGTAGGAAGCAGATAAACTGTGATAGGTAGGCAGAAAAAGCTCAGCTTATGAAAAGCTTGAAATGCCAGAcaaagaggcagctagatagctcagtagaGAGTCAGTTCTGgaggcaggagatcctgggttcaaatctaacctcagacactttctagatgtgtgaccctgagcaagtcacttacccccaattacctagcctttatatTTATtactgattctaggacagaaggtaaaggttgaaaaaaaaacacaacaaaatataaaaggcAGAGGATTTTTCTATTTGATCTGAAGATAACAGGAAACTATGGTTGTTTCTTAGGTCAGGAGATAACATGctcagatttgtgctttaggaagattgttATAGAGGATGAACTGGGTTTAGGGAGACTTCAGCAGAAAGACcaatttgaagaagactgaaaccATCCAGGAATGAAGGGATTTCGGTGCAATACAGACTATGATCctgagaagccatctagtccagggGTGGCTGTATGACCGGAAAGGAGTCATATTCTACAAAAGACTTGGTGacacttggcaacagattggatatgaaaAGTAATTATCATGCACTGGATCTGAaggagaagacctgggttcaaattctacttctccCACTTACAGTTAGATCTGTGTGGCCCCAAGTTGGCTAAATCTTTTAGTCCCTTTAGAGGTTAAATTTCTCATCcctaaaatgaagagaatggagTATATAGGACTTTTAATCATTCCTAGATGAAGAACCCTtttggaaatctagaaatcctcAGAATATTTTGTTGCCTACCTTCATAAatcaaaggaaatgctaaatttgttggtttaagaaattaaagatataatTCCCTCCCTGGACCCCTGAATTCTATCTAATGTTGCCCCCTTAGAGAGTACCACGTTACGAAACCTTCCATTGGGctgataggtggctcagtggatagagagcaaggtcAGGAGACAAGAGGtacagggttcaaatttgacctcaccctcttcctagctgtgtgagcctgggcaagccacaaccccaattgcctagcccttacaactctttagTCTTCGTTAGTATCGATTCTAACAAAAAAggttaggattaaaaaaacaaaaacaaataaacaaaatccgTAGTTTGGAAGGTTTCCCAAGCTCCTTCCATATTGAAATTCGTGTTTGGTGGATACCTACCTGCTTATGTAACTCCCTAAATTTAGCTCCATTTCCTTCAGACACACACAGGTATCTacgcatatacatacatgtgtgtataggTGCACTCATGTATATATGTGCCCATACAACAATGGATGCATACATATCTAGTACGAACGTAGCCGCCGGCAAGTAGCAAGGGCTGGTCTTCATCCagctttctttgcatcctcagccCCTCGCTCAGAGCCTGGACAAGAGCTTAGTAAACAATCGCAGATTTGGAGGGAGAGACAACAACTCGAGCAGAGCCATGGCCCGGGGCCCTTATCTGGGGGTTCCCCCCCCTCCCCGCTCCCTCACTCACCAGACCGCCTCAGCTGGGGTAGGGGCGAGCGGGGGCGTCGGAGGAGTCGGCGTCCTCGAGTCCAGAGCTCCGAGGTCTACGGCCGCCTCGAAGTAGGAGTTGAGCGCCCTCTGAAAAGCAAAGGCACAACAGGGATGGAGGCAGCAGCGCTCAGTCACCCCACGCCGGGGCCCCGAGAAAGGAGCGCTGGCTTACTTCCATCTGCCAGTCATTCTCCGCCAGATAGCACTGAGCCACGTCGCAGCCACGGCCCGTAATCGCCGCAAATTCTGCACACAGCCGCTGGCGTTCTTCCACCACACGCTCCTCCGGGGCAGCCACGGTGCCGTCTACCTCCATAGCTCCAAAGGCTCCCAGTACCCGCCAGCAAGTCACCGGGCCACAGAGTCCAAATTAAGGTGCCGCTTCCTCCTCCGCCCACTCTGCGCAGGCGCGTGGCGCTGTACAAACAACCCGACAGGGAAACCTGTAGTCTATGCTCATCTTCTATCCCTTCTCTCCAGCTctaggaggagggaaaagggggagcgACCTGGGAGGGGCTGGCCAGGTCTAGGCGGGGCAGATAGAACCATGATTTGGGTTCTATTAAATCTCCTGGCGGCTCTAAACTGAGCTCCGAACTGCGGAACTCAAGTTTTGCTGTCTTCGGGAGCTGCCGGAAGGATCTGGGAGCACCAGAGAAAATCTTTATCTGCCGCGGCTGTCACTTTGGGTGTCATCCTGGAGGTCGTCGCTTTTGAAAGAACTTGTTTTCGGCGATTGTTGTTCCCTTGATTACCTGggttatttttttgttcttgttgttttgcattgttttgtttgtttgtttgtttataggTTCCTTTTTTCCGTTTGAACGGAACTGAGTAAGAAGCTGAGATGCGGCTGGCAATGGGTCCCCAGACTCTGCAGAACTTACAGCAACTGTTGAAGGCGATCTTGGACACTCGTTGCTTTGATAGAGTTTTAGAAAAGGTATCGGAAGCCTGCCACAGGCTCGTGGCCCAAGCGGAACGCGTGTACTCGGGCATCGGAGTGGGTTGCGGGGATCTAGTTTTAGGACTCTCTGCTACTgaggcctgtttttttttttttccccacggTACTCCATGGTCTGATCAGGCCCCAAAGCTTGTCAGTAGCCGTGTTTTTTTCCTAACCCCATTTCCCTCGAACCCCCAAATTCTAGTGATTTCATTCCTATTAGGAAGGCTGCCACCTCCACCTTATTAATGCCCTGTTGTGGACATTGCTATGTGTGGGAGGAAAGTGACCCTGGTGTCTCTGTGCCCTTGCCTGTCAAATTGGAAGGGCTTCAGGTGTAGAGCTGCCAAGACCAGTGCAATGTATTTGTTGTCTGATAATTCACCTGGGGAAATACAGGGAAGCTTCTAAGCAATAATTTTGGGGCCCATAATAAGTAATCTACTAACGCTTGGAAAATGTTGCATTTGTGTGGATGTTGGAAAGTGCCTACACTCAGGGTAGACTAAGCAATTGGTAGAGGCTTGAAAAATCTTGGAATGTTCTAGATGGAAGCACCACCATGCCATGCAGAATGTTAATGACTGTCATGTGAGACTTGAATTTGGATACTGCCTCCTTATTCCAGTTCTGTGactatgagcaaatcactttctGACTGAATTTTTGCTAGTATAGGGATGTTAGTCTAGGAAAGTATTGAAGGGTGGAGGATTAGAGATCTCAGTAAGGAAAAAGAACAGGTGGTAAAGTGTAGGGAAAGGTAATAACTGAACATCTGTGGATAAGATAAAAAAACattctgaatctgtttcctcatttgcaaaacattGCCGATAATACAAGATATGACCACATagggttgtaaagatcaaatgagtaggggcagccaggtagcatgATGGATAGAGTGCCTAGAGCCTGGaatagggaggacctgggtttataTCTGGCCTCACATTAACTGgatgtgagaccttgggcaagtgccatatgatttttcactttaattttatatttgagtacttgggggggggggggaggaatgaaGTCTATCTCTTCTAAAGCAGGTTGTGAAGGCTTTTTGTGACTGAATGAAACATAAATATGGGATAACTGTCTACCCTTGATTGGTACTGGGAAGCAGTTTTGTAGAGAGGAGCTTATTCAGCAACCTGTGAACATGTGGCcacccccttctttcctcccctctttcctttctgttaTTCTCATCCTCTTGATTCTAAAACTTTGGCTACTGATGACAAACCCCACTATAACTATACTTTGCCTTGGTTCCACCTGCCTCAACTCTAGCCTACTGTTTCCCTTACAGTGTCCCACTCCAGATCTACCCACCCCTTCTACTTTGATTTTTGGATACTTGCTCCATAATGATAAATTTCCTTCATactaaatcttttcctttctccctcctatcTTCTTTCGTTCACTAAGCACTTATTGCTTCCTGAAGTTTCACTGATCACCCTTTTCAGCATTAGCTGCACTTTCATATTGCCCAATTTGCTGGTCAAGATGGGTGTCAGAATATTCTCTGTTCCCCAATGCAACCTCAAAACTCTCTTCCACCATCATTCAGCAAATTATTTGAATTTCATGGTATCCAAAATTGTCACCCAATCCATACCAATCCTCTTCCAGAtcattctccctcttttctcaatGAGTTCAGACCTTggcttaaaatcttttctttccaccAACTTCTACCATCATGTTAAAGGACTTCAGAATACATATTAATGTTCCTCCTCAATGACTAATTTCCTAGACTCTCAATCTACTCAGTTCACAATGACTTCTCTACTCCATCACTTCCCCATACAGACACACCTTTGAACCAATGATCACCAACAAATGTTCTGTTTCCAAATTCATGAACAATAAAATTCTTTTAACTGGTTAAGCAGAGTTTGACCAACCACCTTTGACCAAAGTTTTCACTTTTGCCTAAACTTTaatcatattcttttttccttactgAGACCCCTAATCCTTCTACTCAGTACTTTTCTAGGCCATGACTCCTATACTACCTAAAATCTTCACCCAAATCTTAATCTTTTGGTGAGCCAGCTCAATTCTATGCAATACTATTGTTACCAATCTTCATAACATCTCATCTGTGTCTCATTTCTTCAACTCATAAAACCAGAAGCCTTTTTCAATCCCTCAtctctcacctagattattgAGTAACAACCTTCATTTGTTCTTCCTGTCTCAAGTCTTGCCCCACCCTAACCCTGCCTTTATTTAGCTGTGGAAGTAATTTTACCAAAGTGAATGACTGGAACTAGCCACAACTGTTAaactaaaataaagaaactgagtattATCCAGACAATTTATTAAACATTGCATGCCGGTTTAATTGAGTGCCCAAGTTCTTGGTAGCTAAGGACCCTTTCCTAGTTAATAAATAATTTGGAGGGAatgaaaaccaagaaaaacaaggtgaagtgatcATGACACCAGGTTTCTTATTGAGAGACAATCAGGTGAGAGGTAGTGTATGATATTCTTGTAGTTGACACTGGAGCAAGGGGATTAAacttctgacttaaaatcaagTGACTTAAAAAGAACTGAAACTTGGCTTCACTAAATggtggttaaaaaacaaaatggagtgAAGTatactattttaatattataCCCTTCTTAGAATCCCTATTATTCTGACTCCTCCATATTGACCGTCAAATTGGGCAATAAGAAAGTGCAGCTAATGCTGAAAAGGGTGACCAGGGAAAATTCTTGAAGCGGCAGAAGTGAGTAAGGAGAGCAGGTTAGGCATGGGTGGTAACCAGTTCAGAGGTTCAGACCAAGGTTATGGTTTTATATTAAAAGGAGAGTATGCCAGAATAATGAGTACCtggaagaaataatatataaaactaGATAATTAGGGGTTCTGTTACTTCTTATTTTAAGTGCTTAATGATCTACCTCTTATTCATTCAGGATtcctaaaatcccaccttctgtaggTCTTTCTTTGTCCTCTCAGTAGCTGAGAGAATAAGTAGCTTTAGAGGGTACCTTCTATCTATTCAGtgtgtattttgtatatactgaATTTAAGAgtgctctcttcctcctcctggagGGCATGGACTACTTTTTgcctttctgtatatctccaagaCTATAATGCTCAGCACAAAGTAAAAAGTGCCTAATGTTTACTCACAGATTTTTAACACTTTGGGGAAAGATTTTGTAGGAAGATTCTGAGTGAGTACCACTCCAAACCCCTCACCAATGTAAATTAGCAATTGTACCAAACATTATAGAGTTGCCCAGAGCACTGAGGCCAAGTAACCCAGTgtaacatagctagtatgtatcCGAGAAGGATCTTAAACCAGGTTATCCTGACTCCCAGGGCACCTCTCTATCCATAATAGTCTGTCACCTCTAAATAACATTTCTGAATTTAAACAAATTATTCTATATAAGTTCATAATAGTCTGAATTTTatagagaaataattaattaGCCCTCCCTGAAGGACTGTTTGAACTAGATGGTAGAAGTTCTATAAATAGGAAATTCTAGAAGATTTAGTGGCTGTTGGAAGAATGTAGACTTGATTTCATTAATGATTTCTGAGGTAACTGACTACAAAGTTAATGTCTAAATTTTCCATGGCTTGTCTCTATGACCTGTATATTACTCTTTGATCCAAATTTAGATAGTACATTTGATTAGTGCCTTGCACTATTTTCACATCCAATATAATTCAAATTTTAGTTTTCCAAGAATTTATACTATAAGATAGCCTGGAATTTATTACTTTTTAGGGGTATATAGTAGTGTAGAATGGGTAAACTTTGAGCCAGAGATTGTAGAACAAATACTTAGCTTTGGGTATACTGGCATGCAACCTAGATTCCAAAGCAACAGGAGATGCCTTAGAGGTAGAAGATGAGTTTTACCCTTCTGACTGGCAGTGAAAGAAAGCTAAACaaatactgaataaaaataaagcatatttATAATAATCAAATCTGGAATACATGTATTATGTAggataaaaagtaaaaagtacAATTGCATCTTTAGACAGCAAGgagaaattatccattttttctATTTACCTCAGACTttgcaaaaagaaagagaattacaCAAATAAGAGCTTTAATTTGGACTCACTCTAATGGATGTCATTTGATCAATATTGATTAGTTGCCTATGACAACTTTGGACAAAGCACTGTCCAAAGTATTTTGAGGAATATAAAGAGATATAATATCCAGCCCCTGCCCTAAAGGTATTTTATCATGATACCAAGTGATAACTGAGTCAAAGGACCTGATTATGACTGTCAAAAGATCTTCATCAGTTCCTCTAAATTTAATCATTATTAGTacctcacatatatatataggtgcagctttagtctctctcctgagcttgTCCTGTACCACCAGctgcctattagacatttcaacTGGATATCTCAAGACAATTCAAAATTCAGCATGCCCAAACCAAATTCATCGTTCCCCACTAAACCCACCCCTTTTTCAAATGTCCTTATTTCTATCAAACATACCACCATTCTATCTACCACCTAGATGTGTAACCTCAGCATTATCCTTGATGCTACACCggagaaaaccaaataaaaatcaCCCATGGGGAATATTGATTGACCTTCTCTTTGCTGGGCCTTTGTTATCTACTCTTTTTCAGTTTATACTTCTAGTAGAATACCACTATTTTACATTTGAATAGTGCCTTACAATTTACCAAGCATTTTCACATCCATTATAattcaaattttactttatttctttttctctcaaatgATCCTATAAGGTTTGTTACTCTATTTGAGATCTAAGGAAGAATTGACAGCCTATAATCCCATTTTTTTTGCTCAGTTAGCAGCAGataggcaaagaactggaaagtattggctatttaaaatttgtcattttaaagGGTATAGATCAGGGCAGTCAGGTAGCACATTGGACAGAGAACTAGGCCTGGACATAGTAGCtcatgggtttaaatctggcctcagatacttcatagctgtgtgaccccgggtaagttacttaaccccaactgcctagcccttacctcttctgccttggaacacatacTTGAAATCCATTCTGACAGAAGGTAATGTTtaaaagggagaagggggaaagtacAGAATTCCTCTTAGAATacacttccttttcattcttctgtCTGGGAAAATGACCTAAAGTTTTTAAATGCTATTCAGAGAATTACCTGTGATAGATGAAATaagcttttgattttctttttattgaagcTTAGAAAGGAGCTTTCAAAGACATATGCCAAAGGGGGCACTTTCCTCACCCAAGACCAGGGTATTGCTTATaggttataatttaatttttatttcatggtTGAGAAAGACTGCATTTTACCATTTATGTGCATTTACTTATATATAAACTGCCTAATTACATTCAGTGGAATCTGGGTATATTCTTTTtattggggatttaaaaaaaaaaaccttttggtCACCATTTCACTTCCCTTTTACATTTtgctcacattttttttaatgatttgcaaagtcctttacaaaggttatctcattttgtctttttttttttaatctttaaatttttatttaattgattaagaaaaaatttccatggttacatgattcatgttctttccctcccctccctccacctctgtaGCCAACACTCAGttccactggttttacatgtcattgatcacaTTTtgctcacatttttaaaaattaaaactttgactcataagttttgttttccttgtcctcccatttctttctttttttttaatttttatttaaaacccttaccttctatcttggagtcaatactgtgtattggctccaaggcagaagagcggtaagggctaggcaaagggggtcaagtgacttgcccagggtcacacaactgggaagtgtctgaggccagatttgaacccaggaccttccatctctaggcctggctctcaatccactgagccacccagctgccccctatcctcCCATTTAAGATATTCAGAAATATGCctgctttctcttctcatttgcAACTGAGggttttaaagattattttttgaTTCTTGTAAATCTTACCTTCACAACCAGGATGTAAACTCCTCAAGGTAGGAATGCTATTACAAACACGTAAAGAAAGGCACAGTGTTTGGACACAAATTGTTTTCCTGAGGATTTGTTAATATACAAGCTGAGTTGGCAGCCCAGAAGTGGAAAGAAATGCTCATAAAAGTTGTCAGTACATGAAGGATAATCATTTCACATTGAAAATACTGGGAATGGTACATTTGCAAAGCACTCCAGTGATGGCTAAATATTATATAGGCGTGAGCACATTTACATGAAATAAGATTTCATTTGTCTCTACAATGTATCCTATAGGAATAATTTTTGTTTACTGTTTTAATACAGTATAagaaatactttgtatttaacaCAATTGTATAACATAACCATTTTCAGTTGAgactattttactttatttaactTTAGTTTTTTATTAagataaacttttaaaagttGTAATTAAAAATTTACACCAAATTTGGGGATGAAATTTGATGTTTCATTCAAACTTTAGGTTCACCCAGAAATACATCTTACTTGTATGGCTTGCTCTTTGTTCTGATAAAATTATGTGCTGGGTTTAGTGAAGAGTTGTGTTATCTTTCCTCTACATTTAGGTTACTCTTCTTTCTGCAAGTCCTGGAAAGGTGGTTTGTGAAATGAAAGTTGAAGAAGAGCATACCAATAAGTTGGGCACTCTACATGGTGGTCTTACAGCAACTCTGGTAGATGTTATATCTACAATAGCTTTTATCAATACAGAAAGGGGAGCAGCTGGAGTCAGTGTGGACATGAACATAACGTATGTACCTAATAAATTTAAATGGCATCTACTGAGAGAAAAGAGctattaagataaaaaaataagggagcagctagatgtggctcaatggattgaaagctaggcctatAGATGGAAGGTCCGGCATTCCAATTCAGCCACAGATATGTCCTAACttttatgaccctgagcaaatcacttaactcccactgtcaagctctcttctgccttagaaccagctgcacagtattgattctaagacataaggtaagggttaaaaaaaaaaggaaaggaaaacaaccAAAGTGGAAAAAATCCCAAGACTACCCACTGATTCCTAATTGGTATATCTTTAAGCTATAAATTTTCCCACTGTGTTGggtaccttttcttttttaaatataacttGCACCATTATATACAACTAAGTAGATAAATTCCATGACACACCGTAATACaaagttatcaaaataaataTGGGTCATTACctcaaaataaaattccaaaggaaaagaattatCATGCTGGAAGTACCTGAGTATACACTAGAAACTTACTGGTTAGGGTATATGCTTCCTACTATGTTATATGTAAGGACAGCCACAGGAAAAGAGATTACATGGCTTCCTTGCATTTCTTAGTATCCTTTCCTTAGACTCTGAAGATATGCCATATTTTAGGCAGATTCCATGACCCTTTTGAAGAATTGTGAGAGTTCCAGATGTCATGTTTTTTCATCTGATTGAGGAAAGGGTATTTGGGTCAGTGTATTTGCCAAACAGTGAACACAAGATAGAACTGAATTGTCCTTTTCTGTAAAAGAGTATATTAGAGTAAAAATGAGTCATTAAGCTTCAGAAAGATGATGGTGGCTTGAATATCAAAAAAGATGGGTGTACCATCAACTTCCTTTCAAACTCaacaatgaatatttaaaaaaacttgaaTAGTTTGTCCCTTGCCCCTCAACACAAAAATCACACATTTCTGAAACTAACTACcctgaaaaaaattaagtttttataGCCAAAGGTGCCTGTTAGGCAATCCCTTGTTGGAGCTATCAAGCTGAGTCACTTGAAGGGAATCTAGGATAGTCTTGAGTAAATTGTTCAGCATTGCTCATATTTGAAAGTCAGTTCAATGGCAGGGCTGTAATTCTTGGCATGAGTACTGGTAAATGAGACTGTCATGGTCCATGGGGGTATATATTCTATTTTGAAACTGAATTTCTTTGTTAAGTAGATTCCACAACATTAAAACTACCTCAACATTCCACTATTAAGAATTTGACTGGTAAAATGCTTAAATAAAAACCAGCAAGTGTTTTAAGTGTCTGCCATGAATCTTTTAGTAGGTCACAAATGTAGGTTGTCAGACCAACAAGAGGAAGTTCAAGATTGAATGTTGTGCCCCTAATTTTCTAAAACGATTCGAAGGGAGATAAGTCCCCTCAAGCTTTGTACTCAGAAGTTTATCGATATCCCAAAttgggaaacagaaaaaaattggggTAAAGTTATCAAACAAGTTTTAATTAACCGTGGTTAGCATTTTCAattaatccttttaaaaatagtctCTGTACCTGGCCCATTACATAAGAAATGAAATCTTCCTTTACTGCATCCTGGAACCTTTTTaacttgatatttttattttatgtgttggCAAGGAAACAAAAGATAGTTGCTCCTGAAGCTCCTTTGAAGTAGGGCAGCCATTCCCAAAGTGAGGTCCGTGGGCCCTTGGGGAATACATCCAGGACCCTTtcaatactaaaatatttatataacctATAGTAAGAACTCATAATTAAGTCCtccataatttttaagagtgtaaagggatccaaaaaaaattaagggaaccTAGTAATAGAAATTTAAGAACTATTGCATTAAGGTTAGCAAGATATTTAGATATAACAGAAGTAAACTTGTGATTGGCGTAAAAGCACtttcttaaagtattttaaaatgaactTACATGGAATCAAGTCAAATAGAACATACCAAGTATATGGCATACATTTAGAAGACATGTGAATGTAAAGAGCAGGCCAAGATATTGCTTCAATGTTCCTGGTATTTGTAGAATACTCTTAGAAGCAATACCAACTAGTTGAAAGCATGATAGATTTTGAGGTAGGGGGACATGGCTCTACTATCTTGGCTCTACTTCCTTCTAGTGTAAATTTGGGCAAACATCACTTCTTAAGagtctcttctgtaaaatgtagaGTTTTTTAGAAGGGCGTTACAGAACATTAGATAGCAGTTGTGTttattccttttgtcattttctttaattgtgTCCCTTTATGATTTCATTCAAGGTACTTGTCCCCGGCTAAGCTAGGAGAAGAAATATTGATTGCTGCTCATGTTCTGAAGCAAGGAAAAACTCTTGGCTTTGCAAGTGTGGACCTGACAAACAAGATCACAGGAAAGTTGGTAGCACAAGGCAGACATACAAAACATCTaggaagctaaaaaaaaaaaaaaagcaaaattttctCAATATTTTGCTCTTCAAGAAGCAACTGATCATAATGTCATTGTATTTGCATTTGAACAAATAACTTACTTTTGAAAgcttaattttgaaaataaatttggtTGTTACATTCTGGGGAAACTACTCAAAAGCAAAGACTATTTATCTAAAGTTGAAGCAGTATATCCAGCAGAGAATACTGTGGTGGGGTACCATAAAATTAATGTTAAGTTTTGCACAAATGTATGCAGGGAGTGGTTCCTTTTAATTTCACAACTAATCAATCTTATACAACTCGAAAAATACAAATGACTTTAGTGGAAGGTAAAAATTACAAATGTGCAGGGCCAAGggccatttaaaaaaagaaaacgaCTTTAGATCTTATGTAAGAGTTTCAAAAATATCTTTTACTAGTAGTACCTAAGTCATAATGAAACCCTCAACATATATAGGAAAATGGGAGTTGGGGATGTAGCCTACTGATAAATCTTTTGTTTCCTTtacaatacaaactattcaaTAATCACATTCCTAAAATGATGTAAATCTTGTGACAAGTAGTACACTTAAGTAATTGTGACTATTTGAATCTCCACTTAAATTCACTTACAAAGGAGTCACGGAATCAATACTCCTTTGAAGGTGCTCGGTCAAAAAGCTCTGTACTACCTTAATACTAGGTTTATGAATGGCTTTCCTACTTTAGAAAAGCAgctattctaaaatagaaaagttTAGTTTAACTATCATATCCTCATTCCCCtataaacatgaaataaaatagtactatgctatcttaaaatatttctaagaCAGT
This sequence is a window from Monodelphis domestica isolate mMonDom1 chromosome 3, mMonDom1.pri, whole genome shotgun sequence. Protein-coding genes within it:
- the ACOT13 gene encoding acyl-coenzyme A thioesterase 13, which translates into the protein MRLAMGPQTLQNLQQLLKAILDTRCFDRVLEKVTLLSASPGKVVCEMKVEEEHTNKLGTLHGGLTATLVDVISTIAFINTERGAAGVSVDMNITYLSPAKLGEEILIAAHVLKQGKTLGFASVDLTNKITGKLVAQGRHTKHLGS